Below is a genomic region from Bactrocera dorsalis isolate Fly_Bdor unplaced genomic scaffold, ASM2337382v1 BdCtg070, whole genome shotgun sequence.
TGGTGGGTCATATTCATGCTATTACCGTACCAACTTTAATTATACTTTGAGttggattatatatatatgtaggtgtacGTCTGGAACTCGATCATGAGGGTAAAATTAAAAAGCGGACCCCCTGCGCTCGTGGTGTAGGCACCACGGTTACATTAACAAATTTGTTTGTGACGCTACCTGTGAGGCGTCGCGATTTTACGCGTAACGTTCGCAAAGAGTTCAACAAAATGTGTCAAATTTTACAAGCATACTGTTTAGTAGCGCGAGGTGTTCGTATAATTTGTACTAATCAGAATGCCAAAGGTGCTAAAATGGTAGTTATGCAAACACATGGAAGTCAGGATGTTCTAGCAAATGTCGGTGCAGTTTTCGGGAATCGTCAAGCATCCGAGCTTTTGCCTTTAAAGTCGATCTTCTGTGCGGACCAGGCTTTAACCGAAGAAGGCTTACATGCAGAATTACAGTCAGAATTTGGAACGGATGATAACTTGCAAATTACACCCGAAGATTTGGATCAATTAAAATCCTCACGTTTTAAGTTGGAAGGATATGTGTCCAGCTGCAATCATGGTGCCGGCCGATCGTCCAAAGATcgccaatatttttatataaactcgAGACCCTGTGATCCAAAAAGTGTAAGATTTTCCACCACCTCCATCATCAAATATGactttcattacttttttcAGATATCAAAAATTGTGAATGACACTTATCATCGCTACAATAGTCATCAATATccgtttatatttttaaacatcgTTACTTCTCGGTCGGACGTGGATGTAAATCTAACTCCAGATAAACGGCAGTTATTGATtcacaatgaaaaaatattgataatagcTATCAAAAAGGCATTGTTGAATACATACGCCAACTTACCATCtacatataaacttcaaaaCTCTACTATAGTTAGCATGTTGGGAAATGACCGAGAAAATgcacaaaatgaaaatgtgGAGGAAAAGGTAACGACTGATGAACCTCTTGAGAATATGCCAATTAGCAGTTCACAATGTTTTATGGATGTATTATCACAATGGAAGAAAACTGGCGATACAGTAGGCACAGCCCCACCGGTCTCTAAAAAGCGGAAATATCCAGACGAAGTAGAAGTGCGTACTttaaagttaaagaaaatacatGAGTATTTAGATAGAGAAAATCCAAAACATTGTGATATGCCTAAAGAGTTCAGAGTACAGTCTGAGAGTGATGATGACGAAACTAGTCAACCAGCTAAGGCAAATGTCTCAAATGTGGTATTGAATGAACAGAAATCATTTGACACTAGTATACTTGATTTAGAACGCCTAAGCAAAGAATCTCTAGGTCTGTAACGGAATCTAAAAAATCCTTtatttcctttatatttattagttaaaatatttttcctataGAATTTGACTCATTGACTGAAAAAACTGTGGAGCGCCTGGATCGTGAAGTTTTATCTAACCCGCCGGAATTAGTTTTGCACTTAGACGTTCCGGTTAAAGTTGATAATTTGATGGATTCGATGAATAAAAATGACGAAGATGAAGATGTGACGTGTTCTCAATTATCTGCTACAAAAACTGTAGTGTTAGATGATAGTGTAATAGATGCTGAATCTACTAGCAAGTACTACTCTACTGGAGTTATGCGTATTACACTCCCAGAAATCGAGCGAAATATTAAAGCTGAGGAAAAGTTAAAGGCTGAAATTAAACAGTCTAATAAAGCCAAGCTGGAGCGCTTACGTttcaaaagtgaaattaatcCCAGTCAAAATTTAAAGGCAGAAGAGGAATTACAGCGTGAAATTAGCAAGGAGACTTTTGCCAAAATGGAAATTTTGGGTCAATTTAATTTAGGTTTCATCATTGTGAAATTGGATACGGATCTTTTTATCATCGATCAACACGCCACTGACGAGAAATATAACTTCGAGGTGTTGCAACGAACTACGGTTATGCAATCACAACCACTGGCTGTACCGCAGCCACTCGAACTGACGGCGGCCAATGAGATGCTCTTGCTAGATCACCTGCCAGTGTTTGAGAAAAACGGCTTCAAATTTGAAATCAATGAAAGTGGTAAATAGTTTTGATCATATAACAGTAGGAAAGAGTAAATAGTCAgatttctttgtaaattttgATGCAGCACCGCCTACTAAGAGAGTTAAATTACTGCGTAAACCCTCTAGCCAGGGTTGGGAATTTGGCAAGGAGGATATTGACGAGTTACTCTTCATGCTTCAGGATGCTCCTCAAGGAAGTGTGTGCCGACCATCACGAATACGCGACATGTTCGCATCGCGAGCTTGTCGCAAATCGGTAATGATTGGTATGGCCTTGAAACGTGCTACGATGAAGAAATTAGTTACGCACATGGGAGAGATTGAACAACCTTGGGTAAGTCAAATTCAAAACCAAACGTCAACGTTAAATAAATTAGTTCGATATATATACCATaagtataatacaaaataataagaaaCACTGTTATATGCATATGGTTAAGAGAGTTTAAATAACATTAAGTTGAAATTATTTGCCTTCATGTATATTCGATTTAAAGCCATTCGCCACCAATTTTACTACCTGAGATGGGTCGCGACCTTTAGTTTCCGGTAAATAGCGTTTAGTCAGTAAGAAAAGCAAAATGCAGACCACGGAGAAAGGTATGAACACCAAAGAGCCCCATACTTCTTGTAGTGTTGGAAAGAGCATGCCCACGGTGAAATTACATGCCCAAGAGGAAAGACTTCCGAGAGACATGGCCGCTGGGCGTGGAGCCACTTCGAAAAGTTCTGTAAAAATTTACAGCAAGctaatatgtatatgcttaatAACATGTATAGTTGCTTACCAGATCCAATGAAGAATGGTATGGGACCCAATCCAAACTGGAAGAAgaaaatgtaaagaaatatgCAAGCGATGCAGCCCATTGCAAACCAAGAGACATAGTCCTGAAACGAAACGAAAGGAAGATAAGTTAGATAAGTCGTTCAATTGAACAAGAAGATCTAGTACTCACAATAAAGTAGAGCAACACTGCAAATGCCATTAAAAAGACACCACTAAAAAACGTTGAGAAAAGAAAAAGTGGACGACGATTGAAGCGGGCCATTAAATATGGCCCGAATAATGATATTAGCAAATTAAGGCTACCAGCACCTAAATTAGTCCACTCGGCAGCAGTTGCAGATAACCCAGCTTTCAGAAAAATAGACACCGAATAGAAGAAAATCTGGAAAATTGTGTATGtcaccaaataaatataattgatgtATATAATAACTTATAAAGCGaaccaaattaataatttttactcaagtccGTTTAATTCCCTAAATGCACGAACGGagtaaaataaatgccaaacgTAGTCGTTTCTTCATTCTTTTTATAAATGTTACTGTTTATCAATACTTTACTCACAGCGTTAATTCCGGATAATTGTTGTCCGCCTTGATAAGCACAAACGATGATCAATGGTAAGCGAAGCTTAGGATCGCTAAGAATGGCCGTGTAACTGCTGACTTGATTTTTAACATTCGCTTCTGCTTCCATCTCAGAAATCTCTCTATTAATCGCATTTTCACTAACGTTTCCACGTAACTTTTCCAGTTGCTGTCGCGCGGTAACCTTATCACCTTTCATAATGTATAACCATTTCGGACTTTCTAGATAGTAGTTCATAGGTGCATAACATACTAGCACTAGCACAATGTAAAGGCTGATCGCGATGTGCCATTGATCAGCATTACCGAAGACGCTTCGTAAACTAAATACTTGTGCTATCACAACACCGGCGGTTAGGCCCATTGGACAGAAGACACCTAAAACACCGCGCATTGATAGTGGTGCCACCTCTGACAGGTACATAGGCAAACATGCCGTCGTTAAACCTGATGCTAGGCCTGCCAGAAAACGGGCAATAATAAGCGTTTCCACTGAACGGAGCATGCGACAAGTGTAGAATAGCATTGCGGAGATGATAAAGATCACACCGCAGTAGAGAAAACTGCTACGCCTGAAAAAAGTATATGGAATGAAATTAATACACTCTTATTAGTTATGTGTAAGGTAACTTTTATTATAGGCTATTAAGAAGCccaaaaatatgaaatcgaACGAATATGGTAACTGCATAAAATCAGTTATGCGTTTaaggaaacaaatttaaaatctgAGTTGAAATTCTGTTGTTcgttaacataaatatttgaattttagtaCATAATTTTAGACGTGAATGTTACCTTCCGAAACGGTTGGCCACTTTTGCTCCTGTAAGAGATCCTATTGCGCCGCCaactaaaaaaatcgaaacaatCGTTGACCATAGAACGTTGATACCCATTTCTCCCAACTCCCAGTCATATCTCTCTATCAGTGTCTGATTACACCAATCGCGCAtaaactgcaaaaatattttcgtatttataaATAGTAGAAATAACGAAAGATTCGTGATTTAGAAACAAATTCCTTTGCTGGTGAACTTACCTCTGCAGGACTATTCATAACACCAACGCAATATCCTGCGGGAATTGCTGAGCCTATGGTTGCACCATATCCAACAAAGGCCAGCTGCTTGCTCCATCGCCCTGCCTGAAATTCACATAGATCAGCAACATTAAATAAAACGCCCGAGTAAACTCAGAACACTTAAACAAAACCTTATCCTGTTGTTGATCGACCAGGCGTTCTTCCTCATTTGGCTTTATCGCCTGCTTATTTTCCGGCGCAGCGATTTTGTAGGCCCCTTCTTCACACAGTGACGCGCTCATTTTGTGTGACTTTGTTCGTGACGAACaaagatttttattaatttcgcaGTTGTGGGTGCTATCAGCTAACTCTATGAGCCTTATTAGCTTAATCTGTGATTTACTATTTTGTACACGCAATTGGCATTAGATTAGCCTTTCTCGCTTTTTTATCCATT
It encodes:
- the LOC105230589 gene encoding mismatch repair endonuclease PMS2 — protein: MAEDIIIHEPTKAECGEIKAIAKDTVHRICSGQVVLTLAVAVKELVENSIDAGASLIEVKLREQGLESLEVSDNGCGVRESDLEAMTAKYHTSKIKDFVDLQNVETFGFRGEALSSLCALSDLFVLTRHASQDVGVRLELDHEGKIKKRTPCARGVGTTVTLTNLFVTLPVRRRDFTRNVRKEFNKMCQILQAYCLVARGVRIICTNQNAKGAKMVVMQTHGSQDVLANVGAVFGNRQASELLPLKSIFCADQALTEEGLHAELQSEFGTDDNLQITPEDLDQLKSSRFKLEGYVSSCNHGAGRSSKDRQYFYINSRPCDPKSISKIVNDTYHRYNSHQYPFIFLNIVTSRSDVDVNLTPDKRQLLIHNEKILIIAIKKALLNTYANLPSTYKLQNSTIVSMLGNDRENAQNENVEEKVTTDEPLENMPISSSQCFMDVLSQWKKTGDTVGTAPPVSKKRKYPDEVEVRTLKLKKIHEYLDRENPKHCDMPKEFRVQSESDDDETSQPAKANVSNVVLNEQKSFDTSILDLERLSKESLEFDSLTEKTVERLDREVLSNPPELVLHLDVPVKVDNLMDSMNKNDEDEDVTCSQLSATKTVVLDDSVIDAESTSKYYSTGVMRITLPEIERNIKAEEKLKAEIKQSNKAKLERLRFKSEINPSQNLKAEEELQREISKETFAKMEILGQFNLGFIIVKLDTDLFIIDQHATDEKYNFEVLQRTTVMQSQPLAVPQPLELTAANEMLLLDHLPVFEKNGFKFEINESAPPTKRVKLLRKPSSQGWEFGKEDIDELLFMLQDAPQGSVCRPSRIRDMFASRACRKSVMIGMALKRATMKKLVTHMGEIEQPWNCPHGRPTMRHLINIAMLEDDVEIDDTQTVT
- the LOC105230590 gene encoding solute carrier family 2, facilitated glucose transporter member 1 isoform X1; protein product: MSASLCEEGAYKIAAPENKQAIKPNEEERLVDQQQDKAGRWSKQLAFVGYGATIGSAIPAGYCVGVMNSPAEFMRDWCNQTLIERYDWELGEMGINVLWSTIVSIFLVGGAIGSLTGAKVANRFGRRSSFLYCGVIFIISAMLFYTCRMLRSVETLIIARFLAGLASGLTTACLPMYLSEVAPLSMRGVLGVFCPMGLTAGVVIAQVFSLRSVFGNADQWHIAISLYIVLVLVCYAPMNYYLESPKWLYIMKGDKVTARQQLEKLRGNVSENAINREISEMEAEANVKNQVSSYTAILSDPKLRLPLIIVCAYQGGQQLSGINAIFFYSVSIFLKAGLSATAAEWTNLGAGSLNLLISLFGPYLMARFNRRPLFLFSTFFSGVFLMAFAVLLYFIDYVSWFAMGCIACIFLYIFFFQFGLGPIPFFIGSELFEVAPRPAAMSLGSLSSWACNFTVGMLFPTLQEVWGSLVFIPFSVVCILLFLLTKRYLPETKGRDPSQVVKLVANGFKSNIHEGK
- the LOC105230590 gene encoding solute carrier family 2, facilitated glucose transporter member 1 isoform X3; the protein is MVAGTQAARTHVNNLIVMKMSNLHKTQEGRWSKQLAFVGYGATIGSAIPAGYCVGVMNSPAEFMRDWCNQTLIERYDWELGEMGINVLWSTIVSIFLVGGAIGSLTGAKVANRFGRRSSFLYCGVIFIISAMLFYTCRMLRSVETLIIARFLAGLASGLTTACLPMYLSEVAPLSMRGVLGVFCPMGLTAGVVIAQVFSLRSVFGNADQWHIAISLYIVLVLVCYAPMNYYLESPKWLYIMKGDKVTARQQLEKLRGNVSENAINREISEMEAEANVKNQVSSYTAILSDPKLRLPLIIVCAYQGGQQLSGINAIFFYSVSIFLKAGLSATAAEWTNLGAGSLNLLISLFGPYLMARFNRRPLFLFSTFFSGVFLMAFAVLLYFIDYVSWFAMGCIACIFLYIFFFQFGLGPIPFFIGSELFEVAPRPAAMSLGSLSSWACNFTVGMLFPTLQEVWGSLVFIPFSVVCILLFLLTKRYLPETKGRDPSQVVKLVANGFKSNIHEGK